The proteins below come from a single Anguilla rostrata isolate EN2019 chromosome 3, ASM1855537v3, whole genome shotgun sequence genomic window:
- the LOC135250470 gene encoding ubiquitin carboxyl-terminal hydrolase 37-like: MAPAVPKVLQGDSVRIRISSLELGTTRWKEGGFEINERDSKVSLCLKFSSGGASKIFQLKQNVKNVVLGPKQSLVRLAVTLKDSSVVTFDKVPATLAQRMKEYLEKLKEGKLTGLKTTQGSASFGGILGKRLLNESSPRTASVERRARPHREGQSPLKRLATPSRITSTPEHHGLSENRIEKRKRLTGSGSDLCEDYPKENDSSSNNKASLDSSQKFLLSCKDKLKQAEDNRSSGPLQPSSFYSGRLSSKDYTHGRSFPERPTSASQSPSSRRSLMFPSHSTPFKRIRPSSDYSGWNRPRPSALAPLQPPLQGFSNLGNTCYMNAILQSLFSLQSFTNDLLKQGVLWRTAPANALLRRFIHLLAKKDTSTPEMKRELLRRVKSAISSTAERFSGYMQNDAHEFLSQCMDQMKDDVERINKSSKKEAWEGPQGAWPGEQPDTSRIYTCPVRANMEFEVQHTITCKGCGGVVTKQEQFNDLSIDLPRSAKTLPLLSIQDSLDLFFRMEEIEYSCENCDGKSATVMHKFSKLPRVLILHLKRYSYNAQLSLNSKLGQQVFIPKYLSLLAHCTDSTWPPLGLGWSAQTSTKVSLKPNTSISLDSDSEEEVTRKTASGRRRLSLGDEDRAEKVPGGRRAEPLDHSGIGEDEALAAVLEMSRNEALGSQKEPSSPDTGFGDADVPDHPDADRTSADTTDENKENETPWGTQGETDWPQSSSLRQEEEERELKMALAQSLQEHEAREMEEEDDLKRATELSLQEFNRSVTELLCSAEDSGNEEVFAMEYSEAEAEELKRNAETGEMANSFRLVSVVSHIGSSSSSGHYVSDVYDMKKQSWLTYNDLDVSRTQESAVQRDRERSGYIFFYMQRELFEELEGRGGSSEPGRAVLQPL; this comes from the exons ATGGCGCCAGCAGTGCCCAAGGTCCTTCAGGGGGACTCCGTCCGCATCCGCATCAGCAGCCTGGAGCTGGGCACCACCCGGTGGAAAGAGGGCGGCTTCGAGATCAACGAGAGGGACAGCAAAGTCAGCCTGTGTCTGAAGTTCAGCAGTGGGGGCGCTTCTAAAATATTTCAG CTGAAGCAGAATGTGAAGAATGTGGTGCTGGGTCCAAAGCAGAGTCTCGTCCGTCTGGCAGTGACCCTGAAGGATTCTAGTGTGGTTACTTTCGATAAGGTGCCAGCCACGCTTGCCCAGAGAATGAAGGAGTACCTGGAAAAACTTAAGGAGGGGAAACTTACAG GTCTGAAGACAACCCAGGGAAGTGCGAGTTTTGGAGGTATCCTGGGGAAGCGATTGCTCAACGAGTCCAGCCCGCGCACGGCCTCTGTGGAGAGACGG GCCAGGCCCCACAGGGAGGGGCAGTCTCCTCTAAAGCGCCTGGCGACGCCCAGCAGGATCACCTCCACACCTGAGCACCATGGGCTCTCTGAGAACAG AATCGAGAAGCGGAAGAGGTTGACTGGCTCAGGGAGCGATCTCTGTGAGGACTACCCCAAGGAGAATGACTCCTCCAG CAATAACAAAGCCAGCTTGGACTCATCCCAGAAGTTTCTGCTGAGCTGCAAGGACAAGCTGAAACAGGCAGAAGACAACAGGAGCTCAG GTCCTCTGCAGCCATCATCCTTCTACAGTGGCCGTTTGTCCAGTAAAGATTACACGCATGGTCGTTCATTCCCGGAGAg gccAACAAGCGCAAGTCAGTCTCCCTCCTCTCGAAGGAGCCTAATGTTCCCGAGTCACTCCACCCCCTTCAAGAGGATTCGTCCCAGTTCTGACTACAGTGGGTGGAACAGGCCCAGACCCTCTGCTCTGGCACCACTTCAGCCTCCCCTGCAGGG aTTCTCCAACTTGGGGAACACCTGTTACATGAATGCTATTCTCCAGTCTCTGTTCAGCTTGCAGTCCTTTACCAATGACCTGCTAAAGCAGGGTGTTCTGTGGAGGACGGCTCCTGCTAATGCTCTTCTCAG GCGCTTCATCCACCTGCTGGCGAAGAAGGACACATCCACCCCGGAGATGAAGAGGGAGCTGCTGAGGAGGGTGAAGAGCGCCATCTCCTCCACGGCCGAGCGCTTCTCCGGGTACATGCAGAac GACGCCCACGAGTTCCTCAGTCAGTGCATGGATCAGATGAAGGACGACGTGGAGAGGATCAACAAGAGCTCGAAGAAGGAGGCCTGGGAAGGGCctcagggggcgtggccaggggaGCAGCCTGACACCTCCCGGATTTACACCTGTCCCGTCAGGGCCAACATGGAGTTTGAAGTGCAGCACACCATCACGTGTAAAGG GTGTGGAGGGGTGGTCACCAAACAGGAGCAGTTCAATGACCTGTCCATTGACCTGCCCAGGAGTGCAAAGACCCTTCCACTGCTGTCCATACAGGACTCCCTGGATCTCTTCTTCAGG ATGGAAGAGATTGAATATTCCTGTGAAAACTGCGATGGAAAGTCAGCAACCGTGATGCACAAATTCAGTAAACTCCCCAG GGTGTTGATCCTCCATCTGAAACGGTACAGTTACAACGCTCAGCTATCCCTCAACAGCAAGCTGGGTCAGCAGGTGTTCATCCCCAAGTACCTCTCCCTGTTGGCCCACTGCACAGACTCCACGTGGCCCCCGCTTGGTCTCGGCTGGAGTGCACAAACATCCAC GAAGGTCTCCCTGAAACCCAACACCTCCATTTCCCTGGACTCAGACAGCGAAGAGGAGGTGACCAGGAAGACTGCCAGCGGCAGACGCAGGCTGAGTCTGGGCGATGAGGACAGGGCAGAGAAG GTGCCGGGCGGCAGGCGGGCGGAGCCGCTGGATCACAGCGGGATCGGCGAGGACGAGGCGCTGGCGGCGGTCCTGGAGATGAGCCGAAACGAGGCCCTGGGGTCCCAGAAAGAGCCCAGCAGCCCCGACACCGGCTTCGGAGACGCCGACGTGCCCGACCACCCGGACGCTGACAGAACCTCCGCAG ATACGACGGACGAGAACAAGGAGAACGAGACTCCGTGGGGCACGCAGGGGGAGACGGACTGGCCGCAGAGCAGCAGCCTtcggcaggaggaggaggaacgggAGCTGAAGATGGCCCTGGCCCAGAGTCTGCAGGAGCAC GAAGCTCGTgaaatggaggaggaggatgaccTTAAACGAGCCACGGAGCTCAGCCTGCAAG AGTTCAACCGCTCTGTAACGGAGCTCCTGTGTTCCGCCGAGGACTCTGGGAACGAGGAAGTGTTTGCCATGGAGTACAGCGAGGCAGAGGCCGAGGAGCTGAAGAGAAATGCTGAG ACTGGAGAAATGGCCAACTCCTTCAGGCTCGTCAGCGTGGTCAGTCACATCGGCAGCAGCTCATCCTCGG GTCATTACGTCAGCGACGTCTACGACATGAAGAAGCAGTCCTGGCTGACCTACAACGATCTGGACGTGTCACGCACGCAGGAGTCTGCCGTGCAGAGGGACAGGGAGCGGAGCGGGTACATATTCTTCTACATGCAAAG GGAGCTGTTTGAGGAGCTGGAGGGCAGAGGGGGAAGCAGCGAACCCGGAAGGGCAGTTCTGCAGCCCCTCTGA
- the cnot9 gene encoding CCR4-NOT transcription complex subunit 9, with protein sequence MSTMSAFLAAHIPLFLYPFLHTVSKTRPFEYLRLTSLGVIGALVKTDEQEVINFLLTTEIIPLCLRIMESGSELSKTVATFILQKILLDDTGLAYICQTYERFSHVAMILGKMVLQLSKEPSARLLKHVVRCYLRLSDNPRAREALRQCLPDQLKDSTFAQVLKDDTTTKRWLAQLVKNLQEGQITDARGIPLAPQ encoded by the exons ATGAGCACTAT GTCTGCGTTTCTGGCTGCCCACATTCCGCTGTTCCTCTACCCCTTCCTCCATACGGTCAGCAAGACGCGTCCTTTCGAGTACCTGCGTCTCACCAGCCTCGGAGTCATAG GAGCTCTGGTAAAAACagatgaacaggaagtgataaACTTCTTACTGACCACAGAGATCATTCCCCTGTGCCTGCGCATCATGGAGTCCGGCAGCGAGCTTTCCAAAACG GTTGCTACTTTCATATTACAGAAAATACTCCTGGACGACACGGGGCTGGCGTATATTTGTCAGACATACGAACGCTTCTCCCACGTAGCTATGATACTT GGGAAgatggtgctgcagctctccaaaGAGCCATCGGCTCGACTGCTGAAGCACGTGGTGCGCTGTTATCTCCGCCTCTCTGACAATCCCAG AGCGCGGGAGGCCCTCCGCCAGTGCCTGCCAGACCAGCTGAAGGACAGCACCTTTGCCCAGGTGCTGAAGGACGACACCACCACCAAGCGCTGGCTGGCACAGCTGGTGAAGAACCTGCAGGAGGGGCAGATCACAGATGCCCGGGGCATCCCCCTAGCCCCGCAGTAA
- the LOC135250474 gene encoding 1-phosphatidylinositol 4,5-bisphosphate phosphodiesterase delta-4-like isoform X2 — protein MTEQEMASTTIFPCTHGDAYLQPLMVGSVMRKVKSRSRNKQRYFKLQDDGVNICELSKEDGKAQFTFSVGDVESVREGHQSEVLQSIADEFPANRCFTLVFRGRRGNLDLVAESAEEAQTWVKGVRKLMEHLESMTPKERIDQWIGDWFRKADKNKDGRMNFKEVRDLLKMMNIDMNEHHALHLFRLADRSKSETLEDEEFVVFYKMLTKREDVLRVFKDYSGDGQKLSLMDLEDFLRDEQQESGSSQERALEVINRYEPSEAAKRIPAMSIDGFLMYLSSAEGSIFNSKLQGICQDMSQPLSHYFISSSHNTYLLEDQLIGQSSVEGYIRALKRGCRCVELDCWDGSNGEPIIYHGHTFTSKILFKDVIIAVEKYAFRASEYPLILSMENHCGVEQQAVMAQHLQRILGDKLLRSPVDSKLPDRLPSPQELIGKILIKGKKISRVDKSPSRADRVDKSPSRADRVDKSPSRADRVDKSPSRAGRVDKSPSRAGRVDKSPSRAGTVDKSPSRVDRVEAEEPLVAEVSDEEEDADVPEENSHHAGSPRQRHKTHLFRQLSDCVVYCKSVQFTSFEHSRLHSKFYEISSFTESKARKLIRSAGADFVHHNARQLTRIYPGGLRTDSSNYDPQDMWNVGCQLVALNFQTAGEEMDLNDGLFSQNSRCGYVLKPKFLRCCERRFDPENP, from the exons ATGACAGAGCAAGAAATGGCTTCAACCACTATTTTTCCAT GTACCCATGGCGATGCCTACCTGCAGCCCCTGATGGTGGGCTCTGTGATGAGGAAGGTGAAGTCACGCTCCCGTAATAAGCAGCGCTACTTCAAGCTGCAGGACGATGGCGTTAACATTTGTGAGCTGTCCAAGGAGGATGGAAAGGCCCAGttcacat TCTCAGTAGGTGACGTAGAGTCCGTGCGGGAGGGGCACCAGTCTGAGGTCTTGCAGAGCATCGCAGATGAGTTCCCTGCGAATCGCTGCTTCACACTGGTGTTCCGTGGTCGCCGTGGCAACCTGGACCTGGTGGCGGAGTCAGCGGAGGAGgcccagacctgggtcaaggGCGTGCGGAAGCTGATGGAACATCTGGAAAGCATGACGCCGAAGGAGAGAATAGACCA ATGGATTGGGGACTGGTTTCGAAAGGCAGATAAAAACAAGGATGGACGGATGAACTTCAAGGAGGTGCGGGACCTGCTGAAGATGATGAACATAGACATGAATGAACACCATGCCCTCCACCTCTTCAGG TTGGCGGACAGATCGAAGTCAGAGACACTGGAGGATGAGGAGTTTGTGGTGTTCTACAAGATGCTGACGAAGAGGGAGGATGTGTTGCGGGTGTTTAAGGATTATTCCGGAGATGGGCAGAAGCTGAGCCTGATGGATTTGGAGGACTTCCTGCGAGACGAGCAGCAGGAGAGCGGGAGCAGCCAGGAACGTGCCCTGGAGGTTATTAACCGATACGAACCTTCTGAAGCAG CCAAAAGAATTCCAGCCATGTCCATCGATGGATTCCTCATGTACCTGAGCTCAGCTGAGGGGTCCATCTTCAACTCAAAGCTGCAGGGCATCTGCCAGGACATGAGCCAGCCCCTTTCCCACTACTTCATCTCCTCCTCACACAACACCTATCTGCTGGAGGACCAGCTCATTGGCCAAAGCAGTGTGGAGGGATACATTCG GGCCCTGAAGCGGGGCTGTCGGTGTGTGGAGCTGGACTGCTGGGACGGTTCCAATGGAGAACCGATCATCTACCATGGACACACCTTCACCTCGAAGATCCTCTTCAAAGATGTCATCATAGCTGTGGAAAAGTATGCCTTCAGG GCGTCGGAGTACCCCCTCATCCTGTCCATGGAGAACCACTGCGGCGTCGAGCAGCAGGCGGTAATGGCGCAACATCTCCAGCGCATCCTGGGGGACAAGCTGCTGAGGAGCCCCGTGGACAGCAAGCTCCCCGATAGGCTGCCTTCCCCACAG GAGCTGATAGGTAAGATCCTGATTAAGGGGAAGAAGATCAGCAGAGTGGACAAGAGCCCAAGCAGAGCGGACAGAGTGGACAAGAGCCCAAGCAGAGCGGACAGAGTGGACAAGAGCCCAAGCAGAGCGGACAGAGTGGACAAGAGCCCAAGCAGAGCAGGGAGAGTGGACAAGAGCCCAAGCAGAGCAGGGAGAGTGGACAAGAGCCCAAGCAGAGCAGGGACAGTGGACAAGAGCCCAAGCAGAGTGGACAGAGTGGAGGCAGAGGAGCCTCTGGTAGCCGAAGTGAgtgatgaggaagaggatgctGACGTCCCTGAGGAGAACTCACACCATGCAGGCAGCCCACGCCAAAGGCACAAG ACGCATCTATTCAGACAGCTCTCAGACTGTGTAGTGTACTGCAAGAGTGTCCAATTCACCAGCTTCGAGCATTCTCGCCTTCATTCCAAGTTCTATGAGATCTCTTCCTTCACTGAGTCCAAGGCCCGGAAACTCATTCGCTCAGCAG GAGCTGACTTTGTGCACCATAATGCCAGGCAGTTGACCAGAATTTACCCAGGGGGCCTCAGAACAGACTCATCCAACTACGATCCACAGGACATG